The following are encoded together in the Oncorhynchus gorbuscha isolate QuinsamMale2020 ecotype Even-year linkage group LG03, OgorEven_v1.0, whole genome shotgun sequence genome:
- the LOC124022770 gene encoding thyrotropin-releasing hormone receptor-like produces the protein MENTNNNSQDVINFTQNEVLINMPQNSMEVQVITIVLTLLICGVGIAGNIMVVLVVLRTKNMMTPTNCYLVSLAIADLVVLLAAGLPNISEVVDSWIYGYAGCLCITYLQYLGINVSSCSITAFTIERYIAICHSIKAQFICTVSRAKRIISFVWIFTSLYCMMWLFLVDTNETVYADGVLVSCGYRVSRNLYMPIYFLDLSLFYVLPLIVAVVLYGLIARILFMSPLPTNLKGNSEGSIHQGRSSSTVKVLGKSSKGAVTSRKQVTKMLAVVVIIFSLLWMPYRTLVVVNSFMDPPYLNTWFLLFCRLCIYTNSAINPIIYNLMSQKFRASFKKLCKGNGLDPEKVTKYNVPVYYSVMKDSSRESPEQTEQEDVSSYGDTGGKRINFTDKCGNTGTMFSVA, from the exons ATGGAGAATACTAATAACAACTCTCAAGATGTCATCAATTTCACACAGAATGAAGTTCTGATTAATATGCCACAGAACTCCATGGAAGTACAAGTTATAACAATTGTTCTCACACTTCTAATATGCGGAGTTGGGATAGCGGGGAATATAATGGTGGTGTTGGTTGTGCTGCGCACCAAAAACATGATGACCCCTACTAACTGTTATCTTGTCAGTCTGGCTATTGCGGACCTTGTCGTCCTTTTAGCGGCAGGTTTACCTAATATTTCTGAAGTAGTCGACTCTTGGATATACGGCTATGCTGGGTGCCTTTGCATCACATACCTGCAATACCTGGGTATCAATGTATCATCCTGCTCCATCACAGCCTTCACCATTGAGCGCTACATTGCTATCTGCCACTCCATCAAGGCGCAATTTATTTGCACTGTGTCTCGGGCGAAGAGAATCATTTCTTTTGTGTGGATTTTCACCTCGCTTTACTGCATGATGTGGTTGTTTTTAGTGGACACGAACGAAACCGTCTACGCCGATGGGGTGTTGGTCAGCTGTGGCTACCGTGTCTCAAGAAACCTCTACATGCCAATTTACTTTCTAGACTTATCTTTGTTTTATGTCCTCCCTCTGATTGTGGCTGTTGTGCTGTACGGTCTCATCGCAAGGATTTTATTCATGAGCCCCTTGCCAACCAATCTCAAAGGCAATAGTGAAGGTTCTATACACCAGGGACGCTCCAGCAGCACAGTCAAGGTGTTGGGCAAGTCAAGCAAGGGTGCAGTGACGTCAAGAAAACAG GTTACTAAGATGCTTGCAGTGGTGGTGATTATTTTCTCCCTGCTCTGGATGCCGTACCGGACGCTGGTGGTGGTAAACTCTTTCATGGACCCACCCTACCTAAACACATGGTTCCTGCTCTTCTGTCGCTTATGCATCTACACCAACAGTGCCATCAACCCTATCATTTACAACCTGATGTCTCAGAAGTTCCGTGCCTCCTTCAAAAAGCTTTGCAAGGGCAATGGACTAGACCCAGAGAAGGTTACCAAGTACAATGTgccagtgtattacagtgtcatgAAGGACTCTTCCCGTGAGAGCCCTGAGCAGACAGAGCAGGAGGATGTCAGCAGCTATGGGGACACTGGTGGAAAGAGGATCAACTTCACAGATAAGTGTGGGAACACCGGCACTATGTTCAGCGTTGCCTGA